The window AGAGACCCTGGTCTAGTTCATGATCTTGGCTTGAATAAAAACTTTTCTAAGTTTTTAAGGGAACTTACTCATGTTCCTTCAAGCATTTACTTGGTCTCAAACGCATTTATTGATGTCATAGGTTTAGGATATAGCTTTGATCAGAAGAGTACAAGGAGATAAACAAAGAGACTGACAGAAGAGAGCAAGCAAAGCTTATTTCTTCAGTAATCTTGAGAGCCATGATTTTGAGATCTTTCACCTTCAGTTGCGCTTTTGCGCCTTCTCTCATTGTGTCCAGCTAAGCGTCTCCTACAACTCCGTTTGGATTCATCAAACTCACCGAGGTCGTGAAACCTATAAAAAACCAAAGTtagaattcttattttcttcttgttttttatCACAGGGGATGAATATATTTGATGACAAAGAGATGGTACCTGCTACATTGTTGGCAGAAACGTTGGTGAAGACCATAGATCCGAACAACAGGAGCTTTGGCATGAAATTCGCAGACTTTGTGTCGTCTGTGATACTGTTTGGCTCTGCTCATATCCGCAGTACATCTCTCGACCTGACAAGCTCCAGTACTACTGCTGCTGCTACTTGTAGCTTTACCTTTCTGCTTCTTCACCAaagcctcttcttcttcaaaagtatcctcttcttcttcttcctcctcttcctcacTCATTTCTCTTAAACTCCTCTTCGCTTCTGCTTTGCTTCCTTTCATACTCATCTGCAAAATATTACACATAcactctctctcacacacacacacatgaaAAATGgaacaagagaagaagaagtgaaagTAGACATCGGACGAGAAGTAAAGGACCCTTAAAACAAAAGTGGGGAAGGATCTTAGCTGCCTAAGTTATTGGACCACAAAGTTtcactctttttttcttctttctcttcatgTATTAAGGTAAGGTATTAAGTATATTATCATGTTGTCTGAAATAAAAATACGATCAAGCTTTAGTGctctatttatttttgtatgtaTAATACATACACTTTCATCTTactactatatattaaaagaaccCTAGAAAGAGAAAATGACAAAATGGACTAACATTTCTTGAGTGGTTTAAAGAAGTTTTATTTAAGTTTTCTTCTAACCCATGAAGAGATTTGCCTACAatgtgaatgtttttttttagtggTAACATGAAGTTGAGATTCGAACTAGAAAACTGACTACacctttattattttcttatgaaTCATATTCGTTTTTAGTTCTTTTTGTTTCAGTATCTGTATTGATAGTTGATATATAACAGAAAAACATAACGTCAATgatttatacatattttaaaaggCCACCCGGATTGAATTCTTATTTAGTTTGCGACCAGGCAATTCAATTTTTACTGATCAATCATGGGGTGACTCAATAATTTGTTCATTTTGTAGAAAAGTCGTAAAAAGAATACTTGGGGTACAAAAAGAGGTTCTTTCGATTTTATAGCATAGGGTCATCCActaaattatttcattttttttttggtgtagaTGATAAGGTCGTTCACGTTAGCCGTCGGGGCCACGAAGccagaaatacatatataagatAATGGTCCAAACTTGCAATGTATTCACTTTTCAACTGGTAATATGTAAAACGAAGACATATAAGCAAAATCTAAGTATCAAAACAACACCtttgtttagtttagttttgttttggtttcatGGTTTGAAATCAACTGTGATAAAAAATGGTGATAACACTATAAACACACAAACTTATCCTTTTTGAATGATTAGTGTTCGTgccgttttttttctttcatctttCGGATGACTCAAACTCACGGTTTTTGATGTGATCTTTGAGGAGGAATCGACCATTGGGGAGTAAGTTATCATGCACAAATCACAATATAACAAACACAAGTGATTGGAGAGTAATCTTTTACTAgataacatcatcatatgttataaTAGACAAAGACTAATACGTCAAGCTAGCAAATTGTCTAAATATCCTTGGGGAAATGATTTCACATGCAATCACATTAATTATGTCTACATAATAGTGGATGATAGGAAGAAGATAGAAtgcttaataaatttattttctacgTTCTGGATCCTTAATTATTAAGTTTTATTGGGGTAAAAATTATTAAGTTGAAACATAATCGAATATAAGAAACAAAAGGGCCAAAATATTAACGTCAAATTGGGCAGTCGACAAATCAACTGTCACACTACTCCACATTATTGTACTGCCTGTCAATTTTGAGTGCATCTTTTTGTTCAGCATCTCATtctccttctctttttttttccatattctTTCCTCATTCAAACTATTCAACAGTAGTATGATGCATAAGTAGTACTAGTATAcaactttgtttttttgtaatatgTGTAGCTAAACTTCAAGATATAATTAACTGTACAAGTATGGAGTCGTCATGTTATTTTTAACATAGCTGGATGATCAGAATTATCTTATACAGTTTAAGCTAATCAACTTGACCACGAACTTAAGCGCCctttgtcaaaaagaaaaaaaaagcatgaCCGCGAACTTATTTTTCTTACGTTTACAAGTTTGTAAAATTATAAGtacacttttgtttttttaaatatattaacaacAGATTATGGATGAAGTCTATATCTTATTGAACAAAGCGTTCATGAAGTCTTATATTAATGAAGATCAACATATAGAACATCATATAACATTGAAGAATGTGATATAATTAATCACGTTTGGAATAGGTTTGTAAAATTCAGTGCTTTGAAATAACTTTGGAATAGACAATACAGATGAGAAGTGGCAGAGGAACCTTAACTTCCCCACGTGACGACAACAACGAGCAACGTTAAATTCTGAATTCTGCGTGGGACCTTTTTGTACTACACTCTTTTGTTTTTGCCACCTTTTAATTTGCAAAACATACTCTTAAAATCAGTTCAAAGGCATTTATTTTCTAACTCATTGTCCAATTCGAACTCTAAAGTAGAGTGGTTATCTTTTCATTGGTGAAATAGCTCAAAACTGTACGCAGCTTCATTAAGacgaataaaattttattatcatCATATGTAAATAGGTTGAAGAGAGGCGATATGAAGGCAGGAGGAGGACTAGAAGTTAgtaaaaatgattaaaagagATTTTCCCCTTGATTAAAAAGGTTTAGTGTTGAATAATATGTTTATTGATCATTGTTGTATAACTCGCTAGTCTGGGATCACACCttgaatttttttatctatgTGTGTCACATTTGTGCTTGACCTTATTAGGCAGAGTGACCTTATTAGAAATTTTTATCAATGCAGTTCTATACAGTGGATGTTTTAACTCCACAAGCACCACAAAACTTGGCTTATGAGGAGGTAAGGTATAACTTATGATGCGGATGGCTTTCATGGTTGAACGTCTCCTTAACTGAAGTACATATCGTACATCTATCTGGACATCGCAAGATTTGCTTGATACGTACTTGAAGCCATGTAGAGCTGCTGACACACAGTGCAGTTGAATAAGTTGTAACCATGCTCTTCATCTGGATTATTTTTTGGTCGTAGAATAAGTGTGTGCTTGTGTAGCTCATGTCTTAACTTCCGGGGAAGACTATCGCAAGTCTCGAAGAACAAAAATCACAAACCGAACAGTTTGTATAGTATGGATAAAAATAGACCGGTAGAGCGCAAGCACTGCAGTGGGTAGCTTCATGACAAACAAGACCACACCTTAGTTGAGTTTGAGAACATGTTCTTCATGACTGAAATGCTTATTAAATTGTCATCTACCACAATCAGACCTTTCTACGTCTGGTTTACCAACGGTGTATATTAGAAAACGGATGTAAAAGAAAAACCAGAATTTAACCGGTTTTGTATTTGGTCTAATCTGGTACAGTTTTAATTTCAGTCCAATTTTAACAGCAATTAAAGTCACACATCGGATAAAACAAGCTTTTACATCATGTATATATAAGTTTAGTTCACAAGTTATGGTTGTCGAGCTTAGTAACGCAAGCTTGTGATCCGAGTGGAGACAATAAGGAGATGGGGCATTGTCCTGACTTGCCTGGGAATGGTTTGGAGAGATCTACCTACTGACCCAAGTTTAAAGGAGTTCGGTTGGCTGCAATGGCCAGGCGTTAGTCTCCTAGAGCCGAATGAATATAGGACCAGTGACCTCTAGACCTACAATTCCTGGTATGCCTGTTTAAATTGGACCATCACTTTTGCTGACAACTCTTtgtttgaattattttaaaGGTCTCAACAGTTTCACTCAGATGTTTTAACTACGTTACCTTATTGGAAAAGAGCTTCTTAGAAAAACACTTATAGTTAATGGTCCCATGAGATAGGGTGGGATCACTAACAACGTGAATCAGTTACTTGTAATCTCATTGACAGGTAAAAAGTAATTCTCAGAGTAGAACGTGTTGTTCTATGCCATTGTGTTCCACTAGCTGAATGGCATTTGCGCCTACAGTCTCATAGTTTTTTTGTCTTCCACCTCAAGTAACCTATGTATCACATCATATGAACCCTAGCTATGGCTAATATGGTTCTGAGTCGATTGGATCCCAGAGATATATGTGTGATTCCTGATGTAAAAACATATCTAACAAAAATCTTCTTATATTATATGTAATTAATCTGTTAATTTGAAACTATAACATAGAATAGAAGGCAACAAGGGTCATGCCTATAACATTCGATCACTACTTCAGAAAAGACTATGTTTTCTGCTATAGTTGGTAAAATATACGGCTGATCAAAGTCAAAAGGGTAAAGcgtttttaacattttcttttttcttaaccGTCAAGTGAGAGAGAAACGTGAGCGTATCTTGTTCTTGTTCAAACCTCCTTGGCAGCTTCTTCctgagtgtttcaaaaaaaaaaaaaagtgtttcaaaaaaaaaaaaacaaatgttttcTGTAAGCTTTCTAGTGAATCCAAAAATTTAGGAAGTCGTTTTGTTCAAGCCTCCTTCGAACTCTTTGTAAGTGCTTTCGCAAAGTTTAGAAAACGGATGAAAGAGAAAAACCAGAAATAAACCGGTTCTGTATTTGGTCTAATCCGGTACAGTTTTAATTTCAGTCTAATTTTTACAACAATAAGAGTCACACATCGGATAAAACAAGTTTTTACTTCATGTATATATAAGAGCAAGTCCATTGAAGGTTCAAAGGGGGTCATGGGCTGAGTTTcataggatttttaatccaaaagaaaatgaaaaatgggTCTTTATCTCTGAACCGGGCCGTTGGAGAGAGCCCGCATGAAACGAGTTCAAGCCACGTGGAGAAGAGTTATTGGCTGTTGAGATGCGCGTTGTCGACGGGGAATGGAGAAGAAACGCGTGAATCTCCTCATTTCCTCCTCTCTCCAAAAAAGCTAGGGTTTGCGACTCGAGAGGCGATTGTTGTAGCGACGCCGACGATTCTTGTAGCGACGCCGATCCAGAGCAAAATTGTCCATCAAATCGACGCGTAGTGAGATCTCATCGACCTGAGGTAGGTTTTCGAGTTGGTGGCTTCGTCTGATTGTATCGATTTAGGGTTTTCTTTGTTAGGGTTGAATAGAGTCTGCGATCCGAAAAAGATTTGGGGGTTTATTTGTTAGGGTTTTCTTTCTTAGGGTTCAATACGGTGTGCGATATTAAATCGATTAGGGGGTTTCTTTGTTAGGGTTTTCTTTCATAGGGTTCGATCCAATGTGCGATCTTAAATCGATTTGGGGGTTTCTTTGTTAGGGTTTTCTTTCTTACGGTTCAATAGAGTGCGATATGAAATCGTTTTGGGGGTTTCTTTGATAGGGTAGTAAAGCGTGTTTCTGGTTTGATATAGGGGTCGTTTGTATCATTCTGGTTTGATATAGGGGTCGTATTACTTAATTGTTTCTCTTCCTCTTGCAGATGGATCCCGCAGAAGAAAGACGACATTCAAAGAAGCAAAAGGATCACTGCGACATGTTAGGGTTTGTCGCGGATTCACAGTACGGGGTTCCAAGAAAGTGTGCTTGCGGCGGGAGAATCATTGACGAGGTTCGGGGGAAGGAAGACTACGACAGTCTTCCTGGAAAGCGTTTCTTCACATGCGTAAACTATGAGGTTAGTGTCTCTGCAATCATGTTCTTATAATATATGTAACTTGAAGTATCTCT is drawn from Brassica rapa cultivar Chiifu-401-42 chromosome A05, CAAS_Brap_v3.01, whole genome shotgun sequence and contains these coding sequences:
- the LOC103867507 gene encoding squamosa promoter-binding-like protein 3; this encodes MCNILQMSMKGSKAEAKRSLREMSEEEEEEEEEDTFEEEEALVKKQKGKATSSSSSSTGACQVERCTADMSRAKQYHRRHKVCEFHAKAPVVRIYGLHQRFCQQCSRFHDLGEFDESKRSCRRRLAGHNERRRKSATEGERSQNHGSQDY